A single region of the Metarhizium brunneum chromosome 6, complete sequence genome encodes:
- the stt3 gene encoding Dolichyl-diphosphooligosaccharide--protein glycosyltransferase subunit stt3: MTTEAQPRLDGVNTKSTRTLLRVVILLFIAGAAISSRLFSVIRFESIIHEFDPWFNFRATKYLVANGFYKFWDWFDDRTWHPLGRVTGGTLYPGLMVTSGAIYHALKALTIPVDIRNICVLLAPAFSGLTAYASYLLTNEMTTSPSAGLLSAVFMGIAPGYISRSVAGSYDNEAIAIFLLVFTFYLWIKALKLGSMLWGALCALFYGYMVASWGGYAFITCLLPLHAFVLICMGRYSTRLYVSYTTWYALGTIASMQIPFVGFLPVKTSEHMPALGIFGFLQLIAFIEYVRSAIPSRQFQTFLVTILVATFGVGLIALVGLTSLGYIAPWNGRFYSLWDTGYAKIHIPIIASVSEHQPTAWPAFFFDLNFLIWLFPAGVYMCFQDLRDEHVFVIVYALFGSYFAGVMVRLMLTLTPIVCVAAAIALSSLLDTYISAKSPDPKEVESATEAASKKPAKPMAGLRGSEKPNVGIFHPSSKFVVVASVIVYLLMFVTHCTWVTSNAYSSPSVVLASRLPDGSQHIIDDYREAYQWLRQNTKKDAKIMSWWDYGYQIGGMADRPTLVDNNTWNNTHIATVGKAMSSREEVSYPIMRQHEVDYVLVVFGALLGYSGDDINKFLWMVRIAEGIWPDEVKERDFFTARGEYRVDGEATETMKNSLMYKMSYYNYHSMFPPGQAADRVRGVRLPDQGPVLNTLEEAFTSENWIIRIYKVKDLDNVGRDHAAVAAFEKGHKKKKASKKRGPRVLRVD; the protein is encoded by the exons ATGACGACCGAAGCCCAACCacgccttgatggcgtcaaCACAAAAAGCACACGGACTCTCTTGAGAGTTGtcattcttcttttcatcGCCGGCGCTGCCATCTCAAGTCGACTGTTCTCGGTGATTC GATTTGAAAGTATTATTCACGAAT TCGACCCCTGGTTCAACTTCCGAGCGACCAAGTATCTTGTTGCGAACGGATTCTACAAGTTCTGGGACTGGTTCGATGACCGAACCTGGCATCCTCTTGGCCGCGTCACGGGAGGTACTCTGTACCCAGGTCTCATGGTTACCAGCGGCGCCATCTACCACGCCCTCAAGGCCCTGACTATTCCCGTGGATATTCGTAACATCTGTGTTCTGCTTGCTCCCGCTTTCTCCGGGCTTACGGCCTACGCATCATACCTTCTAACCAATGAGATGACCACGTCTCCATCTGCTGGACTTCTTTCTGCTGTATTCATGGGCATAGCGCCCGGCTACATCTCACGATCGGTCGCCGGAAGTTACGACAAcgaggccatcgccattTTCCTTCTCGTCTTCACCTTCTACCTGTGGatcaaggccttgaagctGGGCTCTATGCTCTGGGGCGCTCTGTGCGCTCTGTTTTACGGCTACATGGTGGCATCGTGGGGTGGTTACGCCTTCATCACCTGTCTTTTGCCCCTCCATGCCTTTGTTCTTATCTGCATGGGACGCTACAGCACTCGCCTTTACGTCAGCTATACCACATGGTATGCTCTGGGAACCATTGCCAGCATGCAAATTCCCTTTGTTGGTTTCCTCCCGGTGAAAACCAGCGAGCACATGCCCGCGCTAG GCATCTTCGGCTTCCTCCAGTTGATTGCCTTCATTGAATATGTACGATCTGCCATTCCTAGCCGCCAGTTCCAGACCTTCCTTGTTACCATCCTTGTCGCCACCTTTGGTGTTGGCTTGATTGCTCTGGTTGGTCTAACCTCCCTCGGTTATATCGCGCCATGGAATGGTCGCTTCTACTCCCTCTGGGATACCGGCTATGCCAAGATTCATATTCCTATCATTGCCTCTGTATCCGAGCATCAGCCTACTGCCTGGCCCGCTTTCTTCTTTGATCTCAATTTCCTCATATGGCTCTTCCCCGCCGGTGTCTACATGTGCTTTCAAGATCTCCGCGATGAGCATGTCTTCGTTATCGTCTACGCTTTGTTCGGCAGCTACTTCGCGGGCGTCATGGTTCGGCTGATGCTCACTCTGACCCCTATTGTCTGCGTTGCCGCGGCCATTGCCTTGTCGAGCCTGCTCGATACCTATATTTCCGCCAAGTCCCCTGACCCCAAGGAAGTGGAGAGTGCTACCGAAGCAGCCTCCAAGAAGCCAGCGAAGCCCATGGCTGGTCTCAGAGGCAGCGAGAAGCCAAACGTCGGCATTTTCCACCCATCATCCAAGTTTGTCGTCGTGGCCTCTGTCATTGTGTACCTTCTCATGTTTGTTACGCACTGCACTTGGGTCACATCCAACGCCTACTCCTCTCCTTCGGTTGTCTTGGCAAGCCGACTGCCGGATGGAAGCCAGCACATTATTGATGATTACCGAGAGGCGTACCAGTGGCTGCGACAGAACACCAAGAAGGATGCCAAAATCATGTCTTGGTGGGATTACGGCTACCAAATTGGTGGTATGGCCGACCGTCCCACGCTTGTTGACAACAACACGTGGAACAATACCCATATCGCGACTGTTGGCAAAGCCATGAGCTCAAGGGAAGAAGTTAGCTATCCTATCATGCGACAGCACGAAGTTGACTATGTTCTTGTCGTCTTTGGTGCCCTCCTGGGCTACTCTGGTGACGATATCAACAAATTCCTCTGGATGGTCCGTATCGCTGAGGGTATCTGGCCCGATGAGGTCAAGGAGCGTGATTTCTTCACGGCCCGTGGCGAGTACCGTGTCGACGGAGAGGCTACTGAGACTATGAAGAACAGTTTGAT GTACAAAATGTCATACTATAACTACCACTCTATGTTCCCGCCTGGCCAAGCCGCTGACCGTGTTCGTGGCGTGCGTCTCCCTGACCAAGGCCCAGTCCTCAACACTCTGGAGGAGGCTTTTACCAGTGAAAATTGGATCATCCGAATCTACAAGGTCAAGGATCTTGACAACGTTGGACGAGACCACGCCGCTGTTGCAGCATTTGAAAAGGGacacaagaagaagaaggccagcAAGAAAAGAGGCCCCCGGGTTCTACGGGTAGACTAA
- the TIM11 gene encoding ATP synthase subunit e: MASTGVNVLRWSALAVGVFYGFSHQRTITTTQRAEHAKHEWESKQKLIDQAKAEYAKKNNPAPAAASKNDVVTDVNDPKFDLEKLLLKVSQESP; this comes from the exons ATGGCCTCGACTGGCGTCAAC GTTCTCCGGTGGTCCGCGCTCGCCGTGGGCGTCTTCTACGGATTTTCTCATCAGAGAACGATTACTACTACACAACGGGCCGAGCATGCTAAGCACGAATGGGAGAGCAAGCAGAAGTTGATAGAtcaggccaaggccgaatACGCGAAGAAGAACAATCCTGCTCCCGCAGCTGCTTCCAAGAATGATG TTGTCACCGATGTCAACGACCCCAAGTTCGAtctcgagaagctgctgtTGAAGGTGTCCCAGGAGAGCCCTTAA
- the plr1_1 gene encoding Pyridoxal reductase — protein sequence MPQVIGKEVGPIGYGLMGFTWRPEPTPIDQAIEALKAALESGLTLWNGAEFYGTPDCNSMTLAKAYFTKYPEDADKVTLVIKGGMDLTTHKQDGTPEGTRRSLDNIIKQLGGTKKLDGFAPSRRDPSTPLEVTYGVIQKEYIETGKLGAVYLSECSAETVHEAAKFAKIGAAEVELSMFSPDILTNGVAEACAQHGIPILAYSPMGRGMLTGRFKSVEDMQDRGIISSFPRFQSGAFEHNLKLVGQVEEIAKVKGCTPGQLAIAWVRKHSNRPGLPTIIPIPGATAASRVRENAKLVDITDEEFTRISDMVKNFETAGKRYPNSVPTNT from the exons ATGCCTCAGGTCATTGGTAAAGAAGTCGGGCCCATTGGGTACGGCCTCATGG GCTTCACCTGGCGCCCTGAACCTACGCCCATCGACCAGGCCATCGAGGCACTCAAAGCAGCTTTGGAGAGCGGCCTCACTCTGTGGAACGGTGCTGAGTTCTATGGCACTCCTGATTGCAACtccatgaccttggccaaggcGTACTTCACCAAATATCCCGAGGACGCCGATAAAGTGACGCTGGTTATCAAGGGCGGCATGGATCTCACTACGCACAAACAGGATGGCACCCCCGAGGGCACTCGCCGCAGTCTGGATAACatcatcaagcagctcgGCGGAACCAAGAAGCTCGATGGGTTTGCTCCTTCAAGACGCGACCCCAGCACGCCGCTAGAAGTTACCTATGGCGTCATCCAGAAGGAGTACATCGAGACTGGAAAATTGGGTGCCGTCTACTTATCGGAGTGTAGCGCCGAGACTGTTCACGAAGCAGCCAAGTTCGCCAAGATTGGCGCTGCTGAGGTTGAACTGAGCATGTTCTCCCCTGACATTCTTACCAACGGTGTTGCTGAAGCCTGTGCTCAGCATGGCATCCCCATCTTGGCCTACTCGCCAATGGGCAGAGGA atgcTCACTGGTAGATTCAAGAGTGTTGAGGATATGCAGGATCGCGGAATCATATCCAGTTTTCCACGATTCCAGTCTGGCGCGTTTGAACACAATCTCAAGCTTGTTGGCCAGGTCGAGGAGATTGCAAAGGTAAAGGGATGCACGCCCGGTCAGTTGGCCATCGCGTGGGTGCGCAAACACAGCAACCGCCCTGGACTTCCTACCATTATTCCTATCCCTGGAGCTACCGCAGCCTCAAGAGTCAGGGAGAATGCGAAGCTGGTGGACATTACCGATGAAGAATTCACTAGGATCAGTGACATGGTTAAGAACTTTGAGACGGCGGGCAAGAGATATCCGAATTCTGTCCCTACCAACACCTGA
- the TBCE gene encoding Tubulin-specific chaperone E: MNQEPHVGQRVSYGGALCTVRYVGEVAGTTGSWLGVEWDDSTRGKHDGSHKGVRYFTCLSRSSTAASFVRPTRPKDDVQGFLSALKEKYLSDPEQDKHGQPGAQIVISGRKVAEEVGFDKIWKKLAQVEDLKIVILDGMRMAVSRQDGDGPIAESCPSIVHVDLSRNLFETIGPVVDICAELKTLRKLSINGNRFQNLLQDAALDRINSAFQGVTELSLEETLLTWEEFCAIAARCPSLKELNAGSNQLTCLPKMGHLPLPPALTSINLEFNEFTALSDLASLTSLTSLRNLHLKGNNITAISSHGATGPVFPPSLQYLDISYNSISAWSFVDLLPTHFPGLNALRLSHNPVYDAAKDDDKKASSSEESHMFTIGRLANLQSLNFAQVKAADRTNAEMFYLSRIAKQLATVPESAEHTILVQHPRYKELCDIYGEPDVIRRDEVNPSFLEARLISVTFHFEGGQTKTCRIPRSFDVYAVKGIAGKLFDLPPLRVKLVWETGEWDPMAGYDDRDGDSSDDEELRGDETAEKAQEIGGMNGKSGRWIEREVELKDGPKQLGYCVDGLDVSIRIEKS, from the exons ATGAACCAAGAACCACACGTAGGCCAGCGAGTTTCCTACGGCGGCGCACTCTGCACGGTCCGCTATGTCGGTGAAGTTGCGGGAACCACTGGCTCGTGGCTGGGCGTAGAATGGGACGACTCGACCCGCGGGAAGCACGATGGCTCGCACAAGGGCGTGCGCTACTTCACAT GCCTTTCCAGGTCGTCCACGGCTGCGTCCTTTGTCCGCCCCACGCGGCCCAAGGACGACGTCCAGGGCTTCCTATCCGCCCTCAAGGAGAAGTATCTCTCTGACCCGGAGCAGGATAAGCATGGCCAGCCGGGTGCTCAAATTGTCATTTCGGGCAGAAAGGTTGCCGAGGAAGTGGGCTTTGACAAGATTTGGAAGAAGCTTGCACAAGTCGAGGACCTGAAGATTGTGATTTTAGACGGCATGCGAATGGCTGTTTCTcgacaagatggagatggtcCTATAGCAGAGTCGTGTCCGAGTATCGTGCATGTCGATCTGAGCCGGAATTTGTTCGAGACGATTGGGCCAGTGGTAGATATTTGTGCAGAGCTGAAGACGCTGCGAAAGCTTAGTATCAA TGGCAATCGGTTTCAGAATCTCCTGCAAGATGCGGCCCTGGACAGAATCAATTCTGCATTTCAGGGCGTTACGGAATTATCACTCGAAGAGACGTTGCTCACGTGGGAGGAGTTCtgcgccatcgccgcccgATGTCCCAGCTTGAAGGAGTTGAATGCTGGTTCGAATCAACTCACTTGCCTTCCAAAGATGGGCCACCTCCCTCTACCACCCGCTTTAACCTCCATCAACCTCGAGTTCAACGAGTTCACAGCCCTATCTGACCTTGCGAGCCTCACGTCTCTCACGTCCCTGCGAAACCTCCACCTCAAAGGCAACAACATCACTGCCATCTCATCCCACGGCGCCACCGGTCCCGTGTTCCCCCCATCGCTACAGTATCTCGACATATCATACAACAGCATATCTGCCTGGTCTTTTGTCGACCTTCTGCCCACCCACTTCCCGGGTCTCAACGCGCTCCGCCTATCCCACAACCCCGTCTACGACGcagccaaagacgacgacaaaaaggCATCGTCGTCCGAAGAATCGCACATGTTCACTATCGGACGGCTGGCCAATTTACAGAGTCTCAACTTCGCACAAGTCAAGGCCGCGGACCGGACAAACGCAGAAATGTTTTACTTGTCGCGGATAGCGAAGCAGCTGGCTACAGTCCCCGAGTCAGCAGAACATACCATCTTGGTTCAACACCCGCGGTACAAGGAGCTTTGTGATATCTACGGAGAACCGGATGTCATTCGGAGGGATGAGGTCAATCCTTCGTTTCTAGAAGCGCGCCTCATCTCAGTGACGTTTCATTTTGAGGGGGGGCAGACAAAGACGTGCAGGATACCCAGGTCATTTGATGTTTATGCTGTCAAGGGCATTGCGGGGAAGTTGTTTGATTTGCCACCGTTGAGAGTGAAGCTGGTTTGGGAGACGGGGGAGTGGGATCCTATGGCGGGATATGATGATCGCGATGGGGACAGTAGTGATGATGAGGAGCTGCGTGGTGATGAGACCGCCGAGAAGGCTCAAGAGATTGGTGGGATGAATGGCAAGTCCGGGCGATGGATAGAGAGGGAGGTCGAACTGAAGGATGGGCCTAAGCAGTTGGGGTACTGTGTTGATGGGCTGGATGTGTCTATTCGGATTGAGAAGTCTTGA